One window from the genome of Chlamydiota bacterium encodes:
- a CDS encoding rod shape-determining protein: MLSYLLGLFSNDIGIDLGTANTLVYVKGEGIVLLEPSVVAVQAGTNNVLAVGEDAKKMLGRTPGSIVAIRPLKDGVIADFDITESMLRYFIRKVHNRRSLVAPRVVIAVPSGITEVEKRAVKDSAEQAGARLVYLIEEPMAAAIGIGLPVQEPAANMVVDIGGGTTEVAIISLAGIVFSKSVRVGGDEMDEAIIQYLKRNYNLMVGERTAEEIKISIGSAYPLAEERVMEVKGRDLIAGLPKTLRITSEEVREALSESISTIVEAVRITLERCPPELSADLVDRGLIMTGGGSLLKGFPRLISEETGLPVHLADEPLQTVALGTGKVLDELYFLQRFIPAERKRS; this comes from the coding sequence ATGCTCAGCTACCTGCTGGGGCTGTTCTCCAACGACATCGGGATCGACCTCGGAACCGCCAACACCCTCGTCTACGTGAAGGGGGAGGGGATCGTGTTGCTGGAGCCCTCCGTCGTGGCGGTGCAGGCCGGCACGAACAACGTGCTCGCGGTGGGCGAGGACGCCAAGAAGATGCTCGGCCGGACCCCGGGCTCCATCGTCGCCATCCGGCCCCTGAAGGACGGCGTCATCGCCGACTTCGACATCACCGAGAGCATGCTCCGGTACTTCATCCGCAAGGTCCACAACCGGAGGTCGCTCGTCGCGCCGCGCGTCGTCATCGCCGTCCCCTCCGGGATCACGGAGGTCGAGAAGCGGGCGGTGAAGGACTCCGCCGAGCAGGCGGGCGCGCGCCTCGTCTACCTCATCGAGGAGCCGATGGCCGCCGCCATCGGCATCGGCCTCCCCGTCCAGGAGCCGGCGGCGAACATGGTCGTCGACATCGGCGGCGGCACCACCGAGGTCGCCATCATCTCCCTCGCGGGGATCGTCTTCTCCAAGAGCGTCCGGGTGGGGGGGGACGAGATGGACGAGGCGATCATCCAGTACCTGAAACGGAACTACAACCTGATGGTGGGCGAGCGCACCGCGGAGGAGATCAAGATCTCCATCGGGTCCGCCTACCCGCTGGCCGAGGAGCGGGTGATGGAGGTGAAGGGCCGCGACCTCATCGCCGGGCTCCCCAAGACGCTGCGGATCACCTCCGAGGAGGTGCGCGAGGCGCTCTCCGAGTCGATCTCGACCATCGTGGAGGCGGTGCGGATCACGCTCGAACGCTGCCCCCCCGAACTCTCCGCCGACCTCGTCGACCGCGGCCTGATCATGACGGGGGGGGGCTCCCTGCTCAAAGGATTCCCCCGCCTCATCTCGGAGGAGACGGGCCTCCCCGTCCACCTCGCCGACGAGCCGCTGCAGACCGTCGCGCTCGGCACCGGGAAGGTGCTCGACGAGCTGTACTTCCTCCAGAGGTTCATCCCCGCGGAGCGCAAGAGGTCCTGA
- the mreC gene encoding rod shape-determining protein MreC: MSIRNVARLAVAAVLVCAFLALPARVAVSTRLLLAQALFPLVRCARVVLDAPGRLAASLASRRRIEEENALLRRQCAELRGQVSALGGLKEEKSRLQRLLEFRDSSPLALLPAEVIGRDTQRWYSGVVIDKGARRGVRPGMAVVAEGGVVGKVVDCAPEISTVLLIVDRRSRVGGVVARTRETGLAGGSSFNTLRLDYLPRRPDARPGDRVLTSGLGGVYPRGLEIGTVIGVYDGETGLSSCADISPSVDFSRLEAVFVVTGRRAGEEGDVPR, encoded by the coding sequence ATGTCGATCCGGAACGTTGCCCGGCTGGCCGTGGCCGCCGTTCTCGTCTGTGCGTTTCTCGCGCTCCCGGCGCGCGTCGCCGTCTCCACCCGCCTCCTCCTCGCCCAGGCGCTCTTCCCGCTCGTGCGGTGCGCCCGCGTCGTCCTGGACGCCCCCGGGCGGCTCGCGGCGTCGCTGGCCTCCCGCCGCCGGATCGAGGAGGAGAACGCGCTCCTGCGCCGGCAGTGCGCCGAGTTGCGCGGGCAGGTCTCCGCCCTGGGCGGCCTGAAGGAGGAGAAGAGCCGCCTGCAGCGCCTCCTCGAGTTCAGGGATTCCAGCCCGCTCGCGCTGCTCCCCGCGGAGGTGATCGGGCGCGACACGCAGCGCTGGTACAGCGGCGTCGTGATCGACAAGGGCGCGCGGCGCGGCGTCCGTCCGGGGATGGCGGTCGTTGCGGAGGGGGGGGTGGTGGGGAAGGTCGTCGACTGCGCCCCGGAGATCAGCACGGTCCTTCTCATCGTGGACCGGCGGAGCAGGGTGGGGGGGGTCGTCGCGCGCACGAGAGAGACCGGCCTCGCGGGAGGCTCGTCGTTCAACACCCTGCGCCTCGACTACCTCCCGCGCCGGCCGGATGCCAGGCCCGGCGACCGGGTGCTGACGTCGGGCCTCGGCGGCGTCTACCCGCGCGGGCTCGAAATCGGGACGGTCATCGGCGTCTACGACGGGGAGACCGGCCTCTCGAGCTGCGCCGACATCTCCCCGAGCGTCGACTTTTCGAGGCTGGAGGCGGTGTTCGTGGTGACCGGCAGGCGCGCGGGGGAGGAGGGGGACGTTCCCAGGTGA
- the mrdA gene encoding penicillin-binding protein 2, protein MKDRLERFPEEALFPTPAVRGIACLVAAALLVILCCLWYVQAVRGAEYREMGRSNRVRLVRRPAPRGAIRDRRGEILADSRVSFDVEVVPGDVEDMDEAEEALGGILGIAPEEVRARIAAGRSYAYLPVTVEADAGEEAMLAIEERRPGLAGVQVGVRPRRSYPHGRLLSHVLGHLGAIDPGEFERLRERGYTRQDFVGKSGIEKRCERFLAGAAGAEGIQVDSRGYLDRVLYRRDPVPGAAVYLTVDLATQRAAEAALEGEVGAVVALDPATGAVLAMASSPGYDPAAFLPPAETELIRALMSDPSLPLVNRATQGVYSPGSTFKPLVALAALESGAISGETRFTCTGAFFLGRRPFKCWLEKGHGAVAVEDALMYSCNVFFYNAGHRAGRDELVRVASAFGFDEPTGIDLPGERAGVAPTAAWRERRGMRAWYPGDTVVMSIGQGYLSFTPLRAATLIAAVANGGKLPRPFLVERVVSPLGETLLEGRPETAREIPLRPGDLALVQEGLRRAVNSRYGTGQKARLKGVEVAGKTGTVQVGTEERRKNHAWFIGYAPAGEPRIALAVLLEGRESGGFFAAPVAQKILAAYFGVDLHG, encoded by the coding sequence GTGAAGGATCGGCTCGAAAGGTTCCCGGAGGAGGCGCTGTTCCCGACCCCCGCCGTGCGCGGGATCGCCTGCCTTGTCGCGGCGGCGCTGCTGGTCATCCTCTGCTGCCTCTGGTACGTCCAGGCCGTCCGCGGCGCGGAGTACCGCGAGATGGGGCGGAGCAACCGCGTGCGCCTCGTCCGGCGTCCCGCCCCGCGCGGCGCCATCCGCGACCGCCGCGGCGAGATCCTCGCCGACAGCCGCGTGAGCTTCGACGTCGAGGTCGTCCCCGGCGACGTCGAGGATATGGACGAGGCGGAGGAGGCGCTGGGGGGCATCCTCGGCATCGCGCCGGAGGAGGTGCGCGCCCGCATCGCCGCCGGCCGCTCGTACGCGTACCTGCCGGTGACGGTCGAGGCGGACGCGGGCGAGGAGGCGATGCTCGCGATCGAGGAGCGCCGCCCCGGGCTCGCCGGCGTGCAGGTCGGCGTCCGCCCGAGGAGGAGCTATCCCCACGGACGCCTGCTCTCGCACGTCCTCGGCCACCTCGGCGCCATCGATCCCGGGGAGTTCGAGCGGCTGAGGGAGCGGGGCTACACGCGGCAGGATTTCGTCGGCAAGAGCGGCATTGAGAAGCGGTGCGAACGCTTCCTCGCCGGCGCGGCGGGGGCCGAGGGGATACAGGTGGACAGCCGCGGCTACCTCGACCGGGTCCTCTACAGGCGGGACCCGGTCCCCGGCGCGGCGGTGTATCTGACGGTGGATCTGGCGACGCAGCGCGCCGCCGAAGCCGCCCTCGAGGGGGAGGTCGGCGCGGTGGTCGCGCTCGATCCGGCCACCGGCGCGGTGCTCGCCATGGCGAGCAGTCCCGGCTACGACCCGGCCGCGTTCCTCCCCCCCGCGGAGACGGAGCTCATCCGCGCCCTGATGAGCGACCCCTCGCTGCCGCTCGTGAACCGGGCGACGCAGGGCGTCTACTCCCCCGGCTCGACCTTCAAGCCGCTCGTCGCCTTGGCCGCCCTCGAGAGCGGCGCGATCTCGGGCGAGACGCGGTTCACCTGCACCGGCGCCTTCTTCCTCGGCAGGCGCCCGTTCAAATGCTGGCTCGAGAAGGGGCACGGGGCGGTCGCCGTCGAGGACGCCCTGATGTACTCGTGCAACGTTTTCTTCTACAATGCCGGCCACCGCGCGGGACGGGACGAGCTCGTGCGCGTCGCCTCCGCCTTCGGCTTCGACGAGCCGACCGGAATCGACCTCCCCGGCGAGCGGGCGGGCGTCGCCCCGACGGCCGCGTGGAGGGAGCGGCGCGGGATGCGCGCCTGGTATCCGGGCGACACCGTGGTGATGTCGATCGGGCAGGGGTATCTCTCCTTCACCCCGCTGAGGGCCGCGACACTCATCGCCGCGGTGGCCAACGGCGGGAAACTGCCGCGCCCCTTCCTGGTGGAGCGCGTCGTCTCCCCGCTGGGCGAGACGCTGCTCGAGGGCCGCCCGGAGACGGCGCGGGAGATCCCGCTCCGTCCCGGCGACCTCGCCCTCGTGCAGGAGGGGCTCCGCCGCGCGGTCAACTCCCGCTACGGGACCGGCCAGAAGGCCCGGCTGAAGGGGGTGGAGGTCGCCGGGAAAACCGGCACCGTGCAGGTGGGGACGGAGGAGCGGCGGAAAAACCACGCCTGGTTCATCGGCTACGCCCCGGCCGGCGAGCCGCGGATCGCCCTGGCGGTGCTGCTCGAGGGGCGCGAATCCGGCGGGTTCTTCGCCGCGCCCGTCGCGCAGAAGATCCTCGCCGCCTATTTCGGCGTCGACCTGCACGGGTAG
- the rodA gene encoding rod shape-determining protein RodA, with protein MLNLSRYRHTSWAITACASAIVALGLAFIYSASLGMGEGAGSAYVARQAAWAAIGLAAAALLAATDYRRLASSAYLLYGACILVLVLLLAASDARRGARSWFSIGSFAVQPSEFAKIVLILALARYLSREDASRRSASYLGGALLLAGVPVALILREPDLGTALVFAPVILAMLLVAGARRSYLSGILLTGLLSLPAGWLLLKPYQKLRIKVFLDPRLDPLRAGYNAIQSRIAVGGGGVWGQGWLHGTQTHLRFLPERHTDFIFCVLAEEAGFLGCALLLALYATIIFAGLRIAEQARDEFGKLAAVGITVLLAAHVVINIGMTIGLLPITGLPLPLMSYGGSSLVGTCISLGVLQSISARRYVF; from the coding sequence ATGCTGAACCTTTCGCGCTACCGGCACACCTCGTGGGCGATCACGGCCTGCGCCTCCGCGATCGTGGCGCTCGGCCTCGCCTTCATCTACAGCGCATCCCTCGGGATGGGGGAGGGGGCCGGGAGCGCGTACGTGGCGCGCCAGGCCGCGTGGGCGGCCATCGGCCTCGCGGCGGCGGCCCTGCTGGCGGCGACGGACTACCGGAGGCTGGCCTCCTCCGCGTATCTGCTCTACGGCGCCTGCATCCTCGTCCTCGTCCTCCTCCTCGCCGCCTCCGACGCGCGGCGGGGGGCGCGGAGCTGGTTCAGCATCGGCTCCTTCGCCGTGCAGCCGTCGGAGTTCGCCAAGATCGTCCTCATCCTCGCCCTCGCGCGGTACCTCTCGAGGGAGGACGCCTCGCGGCGGTCCGCCTCCTACCTCGGCGGCGCCCTGCTCCTCGCCGGCGTCCCGGTCGCCCTCATCCTGCGCGAGCCCGACCTCGGCACCGCCCTCGTCTTCGCGCCGGTCATTTTGGCGATGCTCCTCGTCGCGGGCGCCCGCCGCTCCTACCTCTCCGGGATCCTGCTGACGGGCCTCCTCTCCCTCCCCGCCGGCTGGCTGCTCCTCAAGCCGTACCAGAAGCTCCGGATCAAGGTCTTCCTCGACCCGCGGCTCGACCCGCTGCGCGCCGGCTACAACGCGATCCAGTCCCGCATCGCCGTGGGGGGCGGCGGGGTATGGGGGCAGGGCTGGCTCCACGGCACCCAGACGCACCTCCGGTTCCTCCCCGAGCGGCACACCGACTTCATCTTCTGCGTGCTCGCCGAGGAGGCGGGGTTCCTGGGCTGCGCCCTGCTGCTCGCGCTCTACGCGACGATCATCTTCGCGGGGTTGAGGATCGCGGAGCAGGCGCGCGACGAGTTCGGGAAGCTGGCGGCGGTCGGCATCACGGTGCTGCTGGCGGCCCACGTGGTGATCAACATCGGGATGACGATCGGGCTGCTCCCGATCACCGGGCTGCCGCTCCCGCTGATGAGCTACGGGGGCTCCTCGCTCGTGGGCACCTGCATCTCGCTCGGGGTGCTCCAGAGCATCAGCGCGCGGAGGTACGTCTTCTAG
- a CDS encoding TIGR03960 family B12-binding radical SAM protein yields the protein MLEREVLPRVTKPGRYIGGEFGATPKSGAEVRIALAFPDVYEIGMSHLGLRILYSLVNARPGFAAERVFAPWPDMEREMRARGVPLYGLETFRPLRGFDLVGFSLQHELTYTNILTMLDLGGVPLRARDRESALPLVVAGGPGAYSPGPLEEFVDLFVVGDGEEALPELMEELGRWKRAGGGARGDLILRLARGVAGVYAPSLYRERRLPDGSLGGIEPVTEGVPAPVRRRLVAQLDSARWLSAFPVPHVAAVHDRAAIEVRRGCGQGCRFCQAGFIYRPVRDESPDRVCAAAEEALRRTGHGEVALCALSIGDVPGLASLAERVAKLPAPGPVSLSIPSLRPDRLTDALADRLSAGAKTGITLAPEAGTEAMRRRINKKVSLDDLLRFAAALKDRGWRSVKLYFMIGLPGETEEDLKGIADCIGRVASLRGRGKGRWEVSVTVSSFVPKAHTPFQRDGMTSAEMLRDTQRFLRREVRQRNATLRFHDVELSALEGVFSRGDRRLAAVILDAWRRGARFDGWRECHDPSIWREAFRGEGIDPAAYAGRSFREDEFLPWSVIDAGVSPGYLLRERRKAARGEFTPDCVTHGCQGCGACGAGCAPRPAGPAGGARAAAEAPQDPS from the coding sequence GTGCTCGAGCGGGAGGTGCTGCCGCGCGTGACGAAGCCGGGGCGTTACATCGGCGGGGAATTCGGCGCGACGCCGAAAAGCGGCGCGGAGGTGCGCATCGCGCTCGCCTTCCCGGACGTCTACGAGATCGGGATGAGCCACCTCGGGTTGAGGATCCTCTACTCCCTCGTCAACGCGCGCCCCGGTTTCGCCGCCGAGCGGGTCTTCGCCCCGTGGCCCGACATGGAGCGGGAGATGCGCGCGCGGGGGGTGCCGCTCTACGGGCTCGAGACCTTCCGGCCGCTGCGGGGATTCGACCTCGTCGGCTTCTCGCTCCAGCACGAGCTCACCTACACCAACATCCTCACGATGCTCGACCTCGGCGGCGTCCCGCTCCGCGCCCGCGACCGCGAATCCGCCCTCCCGCTCGTCGTCGCCGGCGGGCCGGGGGCGTACTCGCCGGGGCCGCTCGAGGAGTTCGTCGACCTGTTCGTGGTCGGCGACGGGGAGGAGGCGCTCCCCGAGCTGATGGAGGAGCTCGGGCGATGGAAGCGGGCGGGGGGCGGCGCGAGGGGCGACCTGATCCTCCGCCTCGCCCGCGGCGTGGCGGGCGTCTACGCGCCGTCCCTCTACCGGGAGCGGCGCCTCCCGGACGGGTCCCTCGGGGGGATCGAGCCGGTCACCGAGGGGGTCCCGGCGCCTGTGCGGCGCCGCCTCGTCGCGCAACTCGACTCGGCCCGCTGGCTCTCCGCCTTTCCGGTCCCGCACGTCGCCGCGGTGCACGACCGGGCGGCGATCGAGGTGCGGCGCGGCTGCGGGCAGGGGTGCCGGTTCTGCCAGGCGGGCTTCATCTACCGCCCGGTTCGGGACGAGTCGCCCGACCGCGTCTGCGCGGCGGCGGAGGAGGCCCTCCGCCGGACCGGGCACGGCGAGGTGGCCCTCTGCGCCCTGTCGATCGGCGACGTCCCCGGTCTCGCCTCCCTGGCGGAGCGGGTCGCGAAGCTCCCCGCCCCGGGGCCGGTCTCCCTGTCGATCCCCTCGCTCCGGCCCGACCGCCTCACGGACGCGCTCGCCGACCGCCTCTCCGCGGGGGCCAAGACGGGGATCACCCTCGCTCCCGAGGCGGGCACGGAGGCGATGCGGCGGCGGATCAACAAGAAGGTCTCGCTCGACGACCTGCTCCGGTTCGCCGCGGCGCTCAAGGACCGCGGCTGGAGATCCGTGAAGCTCTACTTCATGATCGGCCTCCCCGGCGAGACCGAAGAGGACCTCAAGGGGATCGCGGACTGCATCGGCCGTGTCGCGTCGCTGCGCGGCAGGGGGAAGGGGAGGTGGGAGGTCTCCGTGACCGTCTCGTCGTTCGTGCCCAAGGCGCACACGCCGTTCCAGCGGGACGGGATGACGTCGGCGGAGATGCTCCGCGACACGCAGCGATTCCTGCGCCGGGAGGTGCGGCAGCGGAACGCGACGCTCAGGTTCCACGACGTCGAATTGAGCGCGCTCGAGGGGGTCTTCTCCAGGGGCGACCGCCGCCTCGCCGCCGTCATCCTCGACGCTTGGCGCAGGGGGGCGCGCTTCGACGGCTGGAGGGAGTGCCACGACCCGTCGATCTGGAGGGAGGCGTTCCGCGGGGAGGGGATCGACCCGGCCGCGTACGCGGGCAGGAGCTTCCGCGAAGACGAGTTCCTCCCCTGGTCGGTCATCGATGCCGGCGTTTCGCCCGGCTACCTGCTCCGCGAGCGCCGGAAGGCCGCGCGCGGCGAGTTCACCCCCGACTGCGTGACGCACGGATGCCAGGGGTGCGGGGCCTGCGGGGCGGGGTGCGCGCCCCGGCCGGCCGGACCCGCCGGGGGAGCCCGCGCGGCGGCGGAGGCGCCCCAGGATCCCTCTTGA